In Vibrio gangliei, a single window of DNA contains:
- a CDS encoding response regulator, whose translation MLKSRKTHKFQRLQHTLMVAFLVLSLTPLTIIGLFFLHSHSQDLQEQSTSYLVSVRDTKKQQINDYIKSKQSEVLGIVRSELAYASGGRFYGLISAFTKLGDSPEESRANAQQRYILGSGDQIKTSVLPESKNYASTERYRLLHKRYHWAYLDILKRSDFSDILLIDLDGDVAYSVMKNDDFGTNLLTGKHKDSMLGQTFKRLTEVVKASRQNNEDYTPILVSDFSQEHGQQVMWIGAPIIQQGYLHSYAMFKLPSTALTNTITETNKDTTQLLVGSDNLARIQGLKTEQITASEEVITKALAGHTAVGSFSNTHDEKIIAAYTPVKVQDKTWALVVELPEKEAYARVQQLEHIFYLVMLIGVAVVIICSHYLSNFITLPLLKLTWVAERVSAGDLTQDIINIERKDEIGRLATSFARMQRSIKDKIDLIGSQNAKLEENIKTIRQQNDELQLANKLKDEFLATTSHELRTPLHGMVGIAEALNSGANGPVPAHQKHQLSIIINSGQRLATLVDDLLDYHKMRYGNLDIQKTAVDLSSTTHLVLELSKHLLGNKPIRIINQIPVELPLVLADAQRLEQVLYNLVGNAIKYTSEGKIIISATILEHSIRVQVVDTGQGIPSDQLEHIFEPLIQAGQDSSRYRQGAGLGLSISRQLIELMGGTLYVSSQPLVGTTFSFTLPIATDEQIEAYQQSQINHHFQAPEVHNFVNNDDSSLPQNPNGPLLVVADDEPVNLQILDSFLRLEGYRVKTATDGLTALKLIEDEKPELVLLDIMMPGMSGYEVCQDVRQTYDHAQLPIILLTALSQTNDRIRGFEAGANDYLTKPFNKQELAARIRAHLTASKAELRRIENAQLQQELRLREQVEASLLETQGRLLEQLESAPEAIICLREDGRIRFANDSAAKLFRRTPEQLRRSQADEIIAPKFLKITQEHFCGEIDVFIEDKREHLICDILTLPEGSGLKYMYIFNMGGGVNAQRIDNLETAIEALSSYAFEGDKNKLQQLKELGGEFTRLADKVAHKSEDKQQIMREILVETMNTALDYWESDTGQTKFTLAEQSGLWRVYLDRSTLQTRTLDKYLRIETLPKTPRWRTVLNTIDYILENTSAENTQRQHLIACRERIQTLLTN comes from the coding sequence ATGTTAAAGTCACGTAAGACTCATAAATTTCAAAGACTTCAGCACACTTTAATGGTGGCATTTCTCGTTTTAAGTCTCACACCTTTAACCATTATTGGTTTATTTTTCTTGCATTCGCACAGCCAAGACTTACAAGAACAAAGTACCTCTTATTTGGTCTCAGTTCGCGACACGAAAAAACAACAAATAAATGACTACATCAAGTCCAAGCAATCCGAAGTATTAGGCATTGTTCGTTCAGAATTAGCTTATGCCAGTGGTGGGCGTTTTTATGGTTTGATCAGCGCATTTACCAAGTTAGGGGATTCACCAGAAGAATCTCGAGCCAATGCACAGCAGCGCTATATTTTGGGCTCAGGCGATCAAATTAAAACCTCGGTGCTACCAGAGTCGAAAAATTACGCGAGCACCGAACGCTATCGATTACTGCATAAACGCTATCACTGGGCTTATCTTGATATTCTAAAACGTTCAGATTTTAGTGATATTTTACTGATTGATTTAGATGGCGATGTTGCTTATTCGGTGATGAAAAATGACGATTTTGGTACCAACTTACTCACCGGCAAGCATAAAGATTCTATGCTGGGGCAAACTTTCAAGCGTTTAACGGAAGTGGTGAAAGCGTCACGCCAAAACAATGAAGATTACACCCCCATTCTTGTCTCCGACTTCAGTCAAGAGCATGGACAGCAAGTCATGTGGATTGGTGCGCCCATCATTCAACAGGGCTACTTACACAGCTACGCGATGTTTAAGCTACCCAGTACCGCACTCACCAATACCATCACAGAAACCAATAAAGACACCACTCAATTGCTAGTGGGTTCAGACAATCTAGCCAGGATACAAGGGCTCAAAACAGAACAAATCACGGCCAGTGAAGAAGTCATCACCAAAGCTCTCGCCGGTCACACTGCTGTAGGTTCGTTTTCCAATACCCATGATGAAAAAATTATCGCGGCTTACACACCGGTTAAAGTACAAGATAAGACGTGGGCCTTAGTGGTTGAATTACCAGAAAAAGAAGCTTACGCACGTGTTCAGCAATTAGAGCATATTTTCTATCTAGTGATGCTGATAGGAGTGGCTGTCGTGATCATCTGCTCTCACTATCTATCAAACTTTATTACCCTGCCGCTGCTGAAACTAACTTGGGTCGCGGAACGAGTATCTGCTGGTGACCTGACTCAAGATATCATCAATATAGAACGAAAGGATGAAATTGGGCGTCTTGCCACCAGCTTTGCACGCATGCAACGATCCATCAAAGATAAGATTGATTTAATTGGATCTCAAAACGCAAAATTAGAAGAAAATATTAAAACCATTCGCCAGCAAAATGATGAATTACAGCTAGCAAACAAATTGAAAGATGAATTTTTAGCCACCACATCACATGAGCTAAGAACCCCACTACACGGAATGGTGGGTATTGCCGAAGCGTTAAACTCAGGTGCAAATGGCCCAGTTCCTGCACACCAAAAACACCAACTCTCTATTATCATCAATAGCGGTCAACGCTTGGCAACCTTAGTCGATGATTTACTTGATTACCATAAGATGCGTTACGGTAACTTGGACATTCAAAAAACCGCGGTCGATTTATCCTCGACGACTCACCTAGTGCTAGAGCTGTCAAAGCATTTGCTCGGTAATAAACCCATCCGCATCATTAATCAGATCCCGGTCGAACTGCCATTGGTTCTAGCCGATGCACAACGCTTAGAACAAGTGCTTTATAACCTGGTTGGTAATGCCATCAAGTATACCTCGGAAGGTAAAATCATCATTTCCGCAACGATTTTAGAGCACAGCATTCGTGTTCAAGTCGTGGATACGGGGCAAGGCATTCCATCCGATCAACTCGAACACATTTTCGAACCTCTCATCCAAGCTGGACAAGACTCTAGCCGTTATCGCCAAGGTGCTGGTCTTGGTTTATCGATCAGCCGTCAACTCATAGAGTTAATGGGTGGCACGCTCTATGTTAGCAGCCAACCTCTGGTCGGAACCACCTTCAGTTTCACTTTGCCGATCGCGACCGACGAGCAAATTGAAGCCTATCAGCAAAGCCAGATTAATCATCACTTCCAAGCCCCAGAAGTGCATAACTTCGTCAATAATGATGATTCTTCATTGCCACAAAACCCCAATGGCCCCCTATTGGTGGTGGCAGATGATGAGCCAGTTAACCTACAGATTCTTGACAGTTTCCTACGTTTAGAAGGCTACCGAGTTAAAACCGCAACCGATGGACTGACAGCGTTAAAACTCATTGAAGATGAAAAGCCTGAATTGGTTCTGCTGGATATTATGATGCCAGGCATGAGTGGCTATGAAGTCTGTCAGGATGTACGTCAAACATACGATCATGCCCAATTACCGATCATTTTATTAACGGCGTTAAGCCAAACCAATGATCGAATCCGTGGCTTTGAAGCCGGTGCAAACGACTACCTCACTAAACCTTTTAATAAGCAAGAGCTTGCCGCTCGTATTCGAGCACATCTCACGGCCAGCAAAGCCGAATTGAGACGAATTGAAAACGCACAACTGCAACAAGAGCTACGTCTGCGTGAGCAAGTTGAAGCGAGTCTACTAGAAACCCAAGGGCGTCTATTAGAACAACTCGAATCCGCTCCTGAAGCCATTATCTGCTTGCGTGAAGATGGTCGTATTCGCTTTGCCAATGATTCTGCCGCCAAATTATTTAGACGCACACCAGAGCAACTTAGGCGCTCACAAGCCGATGAAATCATTGCACCTAAGTTCTTAAAAATTACTCAAGAACATTTCTGCGGCGAAATTGATGTATTTATTGAGGATAAACGTGAGCATCTCATTTGCGACATTCTCACACTGCCAGAAGGCTCAGGGCTGAAATACATGTATATCTTTAATATGGGTGGCGGCGTCAACGCACAACGAATTGATAATCTCGAAACAGCCATAGAAGCGCTATCCAGTTATGCCTTTGAAGGGGATAAGAACAAACTTCAGCAACTCAAAGAGCTAGGGGGAGAATTTACCCGTTTAGCCGACAAAGTGGCGCATAAGAGTGAAGATAAACAACAAATCATGCGTGAAATATTGGTTGAAACGATGAATACCGCGCTAGATTACTGGGAATCAGATACCGGGCAGACGAAATTTACTCTAGCTGAACAAAGTGGTCTATGGCGTGTATACCTTGACCGAAGCACTCTACAAACTCGCACCTTAGATAAATATTTGCGAATAGAAACGCTACCGAAAACCCCACGTTGGCGCACAGTACTCAATACTATTGATTACATCTTGGAAAATACCTCGGCAGAGAATACGCAACGTCAGCACTTAATTGCATGTCGAGAAAGGATACAAACCTTGCTTACTAACTAA
- a CDS encoding ABC transporter ATP-binding protein, with the protein MSTIQNQEPLISIRNLCVDYITDAGDVRAVNNVSFDIAPGEVFGLAGESGCGKSTVAFSLMRLHKPPAFITGGEVIFNGENILKYSEQRIQSFRWSEMSMVFQSAMNALNPVLPMEEQFCDVIMRHTNLNREQAKKRAEGLLEIVDIHPDRLGDYPHQFSGGIRQRLVIAIALALNPKMIIMDEPTTALDVVVQREILQKIYALKEEFGFSILFITHDLSLMVEFSDRIGIMYSGELIEVAPSKEILESPYHPYTKGLGASFPPLTGPKTKLTGIPGNPLNLLEIPQGCRFQARCERVHDTCRQVPTQLRQIEPGRLSNCHLYGEPIVQVKA; encoded by the coding sequence ATGAGCACTATTCAAAACCAAGAACCGCTGATTTCCATTCGCAATCTCTGTGTTGACTACATTACCGACGCAGGTGATGTAAGAGCGGTAAACAACGTTAGCTTTGATATTGCACCAGGCGAAGTCTTTGGTCTCGCCGGTGAGTCGGGTTGTGGTAAGTCCACCGTTGCCTTTTCGCTGATGCGTTTACATAAGCCGCCCGCTTTCATTACTGGTGGTGAAGTGATCTTCAACGGTGAGAATATTTTGAAATACAGCGAGCAACGTATTCAAAGTTTCCGTTGGAGTGAGATGTCGATGGTGTTCCAAAGTGCGATGAACGCTTTGAACCCAGTATTACCAATGGAAGAACAGTTTTGCGATGTGATCATGCGTCACACCAACTTAAACCGTGAGCAAGCGAAAAAACGCGCCGAAGGTTTATTGGAAATCGTGGATATTCACCCAGATCGTTTAGGCGACTACCCTCACCAGTTCTCTGGCGGTATACGTCAGCGTTTGGTTATCGCCATTGCATTAGCGCTGAACCCGAAAATGATCATCATGGATGAGCCAACCACCGCACTGGATGTGGTAGTACAGCGTGAGATTTTACAAAAGATCTACGCACTAAAAGAGGAATTTGGATTCTCTATTTTATTCATTACCCATGACTTATCCCTAATGGTCGAGTTTTCGGATCGCATTGGCATCATGTATTCCGGTGAATTAATTGAAGTGGCACCGTCGAAAGAAATTTTGGAATCGCCATATCACCCATACACCAAAGGCTTGGGTGCGTCTTTCCCACCTTTAACTGGGCCGAAAACAAAACTTACAGGTATTCCGGGTAATCCACTGAACTTACTCGAAATTCCGCAAGGTTGTCGCTTCCAAGCTCGTTGTGAGCGAGTTCATGACACATGTCGTCAAGTCCCGACGCAACTTCGTCAAATTGAGCCAGGAAGACTATCTAATTGCCATCTATATGGTGAGCCGATAGTCCAAGTAAAAGCGTAA
- a CDS encoding ABC transporter ATP-binding protein, which translates to MSSSDKYGKLLIEGKNLVKDFPITSNSLKQPMMRAINDVSFKMYKSRGLAVVGESGSGKSTTAKMIAKMYAPTAGTIEYKGRDIQEIKKKQDLMHYREGVQMVWQDPFGSLNPTHNIFHHIARPLIIHNKVKSSNKKELEERVYELLEQVGLNPAKETAQKFPHQLSGGQRQRVNLARNIAVGAEVVLADEPTSMLDVSIRAGVLNLMEEMKFDKQMSLLYITHDIATARYIAEDLSVMYVGHMVEWGDTDEIIHDPQHPYTQLLVSAVPDPKKSIHEKLKGNKGEIPLWTPESLGCPFAGRCLHATDKCREKMPGVTQLGENHFVRCYLFEQ; encoded by the coding sequence ATGAGCTCATCAGACAAATACGGAAAATTACTGATTGAAGGCAAAAATCTCGTTAAAGATTTCCCTATCACCAGTAATTCATTGAAACAGCCTATGATGCGCGCGATTAATGACGTGTCATTCAAAATGTACAAAAGCCGAGGCTTAGCGGTCGTAGGGGAATCCGGTTCAGGTAAATCCACCACCGCTAAAATGATCGCCAAAATGTACGCCCCAACTGCCGGTACCATCGAGTACAAAGGCCGTGATATTCAAGAGATCAAAAAGAAACAAGATCTGATGCACTATCGCGAAGGGGTACAAATGGTATGGCAAGATCCGTTCGGATCGTTAAACCCAACCCATAACATTTTCCACCACATTGCGCGCCCATTGATCATTCACAACAAAGTGAAAAGCAGCAATAAAAAAGAGCTCGAAGAACGTGTGTATGAATTACTTGAACAAGTGGGCTTAAACCCTGCTAAAGAAACCGCGCAAAAATTCCCACACCAACTTTCTGGTGGTCAACGTCAACGCGTTAACTTAGCTCGAAATATTGCGGTTGGCGCAGAAGTGGTTTTGGCCGATGAGCCAACTTCCATGCTGGATGTATCGATTCGTGCGGGTGTGTTGAACTTGATGGAAGAAATGAAGTTCGACAAACAAATGTCACTGCTTTACATCACACACGACATCGCCACCGCGCGTTACATCGCAGAAGATCTTTCGGTTATGTATGTTGGCCACATGGTTGAATGGGGTGATACCGATGAAATCATTCACGATCCACAGCATCCATATACTCAACTATTGGTTTCTGCGGTACCAGATCCGAAGAAATCTATCCACGAGAAACTAAAAGGTAACAAAGGGGAAATCCCATTGTGGACACCTGAATCACTCGGTTGCCCATTCGCCGGACGCTGTTTACATGCCACCGATAAGTGCCGTGAAAAAATGCCAGGTGTCACTCAACTGGGTGAAAACCACTTCGTTCGCTGTTACCTGTTTGAGCAATAA
- a CDS encoding ABC transporter permease, with product MGFFLKRLGFYFIALVVAATINFAIPRAMPGDPVTMMFAHATVQVTPERIAAMKELLGFVDGGIIAQYWAYIKNIFSWNLGTSIQFYPLSVEKLLGGAFGWSLFLAGTAVIFSFSIGSILGIFAAWKRGSKYDAFISPGMLVVQAVPQVVIAMLAMFIFAVGLRWFPTGYAYTAGNIPDWTSWAFIKDVAYHAVLPLFCASVVQIGGFLINMRNNMINLLNEDYITMAKGKGLSENRVVFNYAARNAMLPSVTALSMSLGMAIGGQLIVEIIFNYPGLGTVLFNAINARDYQVLQGQLLIMTLFMLFFNLLADMLYVVLDPRLRKGGK from the coding sequence ATGGGATTCTTCTTAAAACGTTTAGGTTTTTATTTTATCGCACTCGTGGTGGCGGCCACGATTAACTTTGCGATTCCTCGTGCCATGCCAGGTGACCCAGTCACCATGATGTTTGCACACGCGACAGTTCAAGTAACGCCTGAGCGTATTGCTGCTATGAAAGAGCTATTAGGCTTTGTTGATGGCGGTATCATTGCTCAATATTGGGCTTACATTAAAAACATTTTCAGCTGGAACTTAGGGACATCTATCCAGTTCTACCCGCTTTCGGTTGAAAAGCTACTCGGTGGCGCGTTCGGCTGGTCACTATTCTTAGCGGGTACTGCGGTTATTTTCTCTTTCTCTATTGGTTCTATCCTGGGCATTTTTGCAGCTTGGAAACGCGGCAGTAAATACGATGCTTTTATCTCACCGGGAATGCTGGTAGTTCAAGCCGTACCTCAAGTGGTTATCGCCATGCTCGCGATGTTTATCTTCGCGGTTGGTTTGCGCTGGTTCCCAACCGGTTACGCCTATACCGCAGGTAATATACCTGATTGGACTAGCTGGGCATTTATTAAAGACGTGGCTTATCACGCTGTACTGCCTTTATTCTGTGCTTCTGTTGTTCAAATCGGCGGCTTTTTAATCAACATGCGTAACAACATGATTAACCTTCTCAATGAAGACTACATCACCATGGCAAAGGGCAAAGGCCTCAGTGAAAACCGTGTCGTGTTCAACTACGCAGCTCGTAACGCCATGCTACCAAGTGTGACCGCATTGTCTATGTCATTGGGTATGGCAATTGGTGGTCAGCTGATTGTTGAGATCATTTTTAACTATCCAGGGCTTGGCACGGTTCTGTTCAATGCCATCAACGCACGTGACTACCAAGTCCTACAAGGTCAGTTGCTTATCATGACACTGTTCATGTTGTTCTTTAACTTACTGGCCGACATGTTGTATGTCGTACTTGACCCTCGCCTACGCAAGGGAGGTAAATAA
- a CDS encoding ABC transporter permease — translation MKALIKLLSGNPKAMIGVVILTLFILMALFAPLITKHEPDRRTGNPHEYPSAVTHLAKQNPDGWVAQNLANDRRTMIMSKKEDHVLGTTRMGRDVWSQLAYGARVSLGVGFGAGLVVCFLATVIGVSAGYFGGRVDDILTAAMNIMLVIPQYPLLFVLAAFIGEAGPLTIALIIGCTSWAWGARVVRSQTLALREKEFVKAAEVLGESSFRIIFVEILPNLISIVGASFIGSVMYAIMMEATISFLGLGDPSTISWGIMLYNVQTSSAILVGAWWELITPCLALTTLAVGLAMLNFAVDEVANPQLRSHKGMKRWKKIAEQDKKAREPELPPQNAVWSGDK, via the coding sequence ATGAAAGCTTTAATTAAACTATTGTCTGGTAACCCAAAAGCCATGATTGGTGTGGTAATTCTAACCCTATTTATTTTAATGGCACTGTTTGCCCCTTTAATTACCAAACATGAACCAGATCGCCGTACTGGTAACCCACATGAATACCCAAGTGCAGTAACTCATCTTGCTAAGCAAAACCCGGATGGTTGGGTAGCGCAAAACCTCGCCAATGATCGCCGCACTATGATCATGTCGAAAAAAGAAGATCATGTGTTAGGCACAACTCGCATGGGTCGTGATGTGTGGTCACAGCTTGCTTACGGTGCTCGAGTCTCACTCGGTGTAGGCTTTGGTGCAGGCCTTGTGGTGTGTTTTTTAGCCACTGTGATTGGCGTTTCAGCCGGTTATTTTGGTGGTCGTGTCGATGACATTCTCACGGCAGCGATGAACATCATGCTGGTTATTCCTCAATACCCACTACTATTCGTACTGGCTGCCTTTATCGGTGAAGCTGGCCCATTAACCATTGCCCTGATTATCGGTTGTACTTCCTGGGCTTGGGGCGCACGTGTGGTTCGCTCACAAACTCTAGCACTGCGTGAAAAAGAGTTCGTTAAGGCCGCTGAAGTATTAGGTGAATCTTCATTCCGCATCATCTTTGTTGAGATTCTGCCAAACCTTATTTCAATTGTCGGTGCAAGTTTCATCGGTTCGGTGATGTACGCCATCATGATGGAAGCCACCATTTCTTTCTTAGGTCTTGGCGACCCAAGCACCATCAGTTGGGGCATCATGCTCTACAACGTACAAACCTCATCAGCCATCCTAGTTGGTGCATGGTGGGAGCTGATCACCCCTTGTCTAGCATTAACGACGCTAGCGGTTGGCCTGGCAATGTTGAACTTTGCTGTGGATGAAGTGGCAAACCCTCAATTACGTTCACACAAAGGCATGAAACGTTGGAAGAAAATTGCCGAGCAAGACAAGAAAGCGCGTGAGCCTGAGTTGCCACCACAAAATGCAGTATGGAGCGGAGATAAATAA
- the rsmC gene encoding 16S rRNA (guanine(1207)-N(2))-methyltransferase RsmC, with product MSTYTAPSQIAQRQLEYFNGKHVLIAGEAEDMFCLELAKHCESVSIFTTHYGYHQQFNQHSHIQSYFGAQFTADTQADMLLLYWPKAKAEAQFLLAMLMDKLGPNTEVCVVGENRSGVKSIEKMFADYGHIKKYDSARRCSFYWGQVSNKAAPFELEQWFKTYPLTVGETTLTIKSLPGVFSHGEFDKGSELLLETLPKLNGRVLDFGCGAGVIGCVMAARNPGIQVEMCDISALAVVSSQATLEANGLEGKVFASDIYSDITGQFDYLVSNPPFHSGLDTNYNAAETLLSQAPRYLKSAGKMLIVANNFLKYQPIIQAAFGECETLAKNNKFAIYAAQKG from the coding sequence ATGTCCACATATACTGCACCAAGCCAAATTGCCCAACGTCAACTTGAATACTTCAATGGCAAGCATGTTTTGATTGCCGGTGAAGCTGAGGACATGTTTTGCCTAGAATTAGCTAAGCATTGCGAGTCAGTTTCTATTTTTACGACTCACTATGGTTACCACCAACAATTTAACCAGCACTCGCATATTCAATCTTATTTTGGTGCACAGTTTACCGCCGATACCCAAGCCGACATGCTTTTACTTTACTGGCCAAAAGCCAAAGCCGAAGCGCAATTTTTATTAGCGATGCTAATGGATAAATTAGGACCAAACACCGAAGTTTGTGTCGTTGGTGAAAACCGTTCTGGTGTCAAAAGCATTGAGAAAATGTTTGCCGATTATGGTCATATTAAAAAGTACGATTCGGCTCGCCGATGCTCATTTTATTGGGGGCAAGTATCAAATAAAGCGGCACCTTTTGAGCTAGAGCAATGGTTCAAGACCTACCCACTCACGGTAGGAGAAACGACATTAACCATAAAAAGTTTGCCGGGAGTATTCAGTCACGGTGAATTTGATAAAGGCAGTGAATTACTATTAGAAACCTTGCCAAAACTGAATGGACGAGTACTGGATTTTGGCTGTGGCGCAGGCGTCATTGGCTGTGTCATGGCAGCGCGAAACCCAGGCATTCAAGTAGAAATGTGTGATATTAGTGCTTTAGCCGTCGTCTCTAGCCAAGCAACGTTAGAGGCGAATGGTTTAGAAGGAAAAGTGTTCGCTTCTGATATTTATTCCGATATTACAGGCCAATTCGATTATTTAGTCAGTAACCCACCTTTCCATTCCGGGTTAGATACCAATTACAACGCCGCAGAAACCCTATTATCTCAAGCACCTCGCTATCTCAAATCAGCAGGAAAAATGCTCATCGTGGCGAATAACTTCTTAAAGTATCAACCTATCATTCAAGCGGCTTTTGGCGAATGCGAGACTTTAGCTAAAAATAATAAATTCGCGATTTACGCCGCTCAAAAAGGCTAA
- a CDS encoding ABC transporter substrate-binding protein: MLTNIKKTAIAAAVLSVAATGFTSVASAAERSELTVVPDFYPTMVRNFNPYLGATNLKTTTDFIYEPLVIFNEMHGNTPVMRLAKDFKMSDDLMTVTFDIREGVKWSDGKAFTANDVVYSYELLKKYPALDQSGINKWVKGVEKKGDYQVIFHLTEANSNVPYEISKVPVVAEHVWKDVKDPTTFTNENPVGTGPFTEIDTFTPQLYIQCANPNYWDADNLDVDCLRVPQIANNDQLLSKIVNSELDWTSSFVPDIDKTYASVSPNHHYWYPPAGTQAFMVNFAEKDPAKKEALGNVDFRRAFSMALDRQTIIDIAFYGAGTPNDFASGLGYTFEAWSDEKIHDKYKGYNTYNVEGSKALLKKAGFVDKDGDGFVETPSGKSFELLIQSPNGWTDFNNTVQLAVEQLQDVGIKAKARTPEFAVYNQAMLEGNYDVAYTNYFHGADPYTYWNSAYNSALQSGEGMPRFAMHFFKDAKLDSLLNSFYKTADKNEQLNIAHQIQQIIAENQVTIPVLSGAAMYQYNTKKFTGWWNEKNPKGRPQIWAGIPERLLHVLDLKPVK, from the coding sequence ATGCTTACCAATATTAAGAAAACAGCAATCGCTGCCGCAGTCCTTTCTGTCGCAGCAACAGGCTTTACTTCTGTCGCTTCGGCTGCAGAGCGCAGCGAACTGACTGTAGTGCCTGATTTCTACCCTACAATGGTGCGTAACTTTAACCCGTACCTTGGTGCAACCAACTTAAAAACAACCACAGACTTTATTTATGAGCCATTGGTTATCTTTAATGAAATGCATGGCAATACGCCGGTAATGCGTCTAGCTAAAGATTTCAAAATGTCTGACGACCTAATGACCGTAACTTTTGACATCCGTGAAGGTGTGAAATGGTCGGATGGTAAAGCGTTCACAGCAAACGATGTGGTTTACTCATACGAGCTATTGAAAAAATACCCAGCACTTGACCAATCAGGCATCAACAAGTGGGTAAAAGGTGTTGAGAAAAAAGGCGACTACCAAGTTATCTTCCACCTAACTGAAGCGAACTCAAACGTTCCTTACGAAATTTCTAAAGTACCTGTCGTTGCTGAACACGTATGGAAAGACGTCAAAGATCCTACGACTTTCACTAACGAAAACCCTGTAGGTACGGGTCCATTTACTGAAATCGACACCTTTACTCCACAGCTTTACATTCAGTGCGCTAACCCTAACTACTGGGATGCAGACAACCTAGACGTAGACTGTTTGCGTGTACCTCAAATCGCAAACAACGACCAGCTTCTTAGCAAAATCGTTAACTCTGAGCTAGATTGGACTTCTTCTTTCGTACCAGACATCGACAAGACTTACGCATCAGTTAGCCCTAACCATCACTACTGGTATCCACCAGCAGGTACACAAGCGTTCATGGTAAACTTTGCTGAAAAAGATCCAGCGAAAAAAGAAGCATTAGGTAACGTAGACTTCCGTCGTGCATTCTCAATGGCGCTTGACCGTCAAACTATTATTGACATCGCGTTCTATGGTGCAGGTACACCGAATGATTTCGCATCAGGCCTAGGCTACACATTTGAAGCTTGGTCAGATGAGAAAATTCACGACAAATACAAAGGCTACAACACATACAACGTGGAAGGCTCAAAAGCATTACTGAAAAAAGCCGGTTTCGTTGATAAAGACGGTGACGGATTCGTCGAAACGCCATCAGGCAAATCTTTCGAGCTATTAATTCAATCACCAAACGGTTGGACTGACTTTAACAACACAGTACAACTTGCGGTTGAACAGCTTCAAGATGTGGGTATTAAAGCGAAAGCTCGTACACCTGAATTCGCAGTTTACAACCAAGCGATGCTAGAAGGTAACTACGATGTAGCTTATACCAACTACTTCCACGGTGCGGATCCATACACTTACTGGAACTCTGCGTACAACTCAGCACTACAAAGTGGTGAAGGTATGCCTCGTTTCGCAATGCACTTCTTCAAAGACGCTAAGCTAGACAGCCTATTAAACAGCTTCTACAAAACAGCAGACAAGAATGAGCAGCTAAACATTGCACACCAAATTCAGCAAATCATCGCTGAAAACCAAGTGACTATCCCAGTGTTATCTGGTGCGGCTATGTACCAATACAACACTAAGAAATTCACTGGCTGGTGGAACGAGAAAAATCCAAAAGGTCGTCCACAAATTTGGGCTGGTATTCCTGAGCGTCTACTACACGTACTGGACCTAAAACCAGTTAAGTAA